One Capsicum annuum cultivar UCD-10X-F1 chromosome 2, UCD10Xv1.1, whole genome shotgun sequence genomic window carries:
- the LOC124896133 gene encoding uncharacterized protein LOC124896133, whose product MNSEKVDIVHAQGKASRSYDSNMDEEVKYLDRELPKDLRVVSMINTVDDVAVTVPSEKRLGVETLAVIILNFNSDGINEYDEIEAVKKDIIKYRDIGVVYPIADIKYEEYNLVLSWEKCIFMVKEYIILCHKMSKQGIEVYRANKEAMEDVPPPVLVKGIRSFLGHAGFFKRFIKDISKIANPLCKLLEREVKFVFDDACLKDLCSLTHD is encoded by the exons ATGAATTCTGAGAAGGTTGATATTGTGCACGCACAAGGTAAAGCTTCTAGGTCATATGATTCTAATATGGATGAAGAGGTAAAGTATCTAGATAGAGAGTTG CCAAAGGATCTGAGAGTGGTGTCCATGATTAATACTGTTGATGATGTTGCAGTGACTGTGCCTAGTGAAAAGAGACTTGGGGTTGAGACATTAGCAGTAATTatcctaaactttaacagcgaTGGCATTAATGAGTATGATGAAATA GAGGCAGTAAAGAAAGATATCATCAAGTATCGAGATATTGGAGTGGTTTACCCCATTGCGGACATCAA ATATGAGGAGTATAATTTGGTGCTTAGTTGGGAGAAGTGCATTTTTATGGTGAAGGAGTATATTATTCTTTGTCACAAAATGTCAAAGCAGGGGATTGAGGTGTACAGAGCAAATAAAGAGGCGATGGAAGATGTACCACCTCCGGTTTTAGTCAAAGGTATTCGAAGCTTTTTAGGTCATGCTGGGTTTTTTAAGAGGTTCATCAAGGACATCTCTAAAATTGCTAATCCTCTATGCAAGCTTTTAGAGAGGGAAgtgaaatttgtatttgatgatgcatgtctcaAGGACTTGTGTTCTTTAACACACGATTGA